A segment of the Trifolium pratense cultivar HEN17-A07 linkage group LG7, ARS_RC_1.1, whole genome shotgun sequence genome:
CAGAGTTAAAGCTTTCATAGAATTCGTTTTCACTGTCAGAGTCTTCATAACATCCAAAACGTAAAAGGAATTCATCTTCTGTTAGATCACCCAAACCGTTCGGCATTGAGTCATTCTCTTCAAAACTTTTCTTGAACACACTGAATCTGTAGAGTTTCTCTTTTAAGGAAGGGTATGTTTTGCGACATTTCCAGCACCAGATTTCGAAATTGATATAGACAAAGATAAGGTCAACCCAATCATCCAGAATACACCAGAGAGACAAAGTAACACTCATCACCGTTTCTTTCAAACTGTTCTCTCCTAAAAACAATAATCAAGGTTaggtttaattattattttgcaaTTAccaagagagaaaaaatattCAGATTTGATCGTTTTTACCTTTAGGATGAAGAGACGGTGGAGGCGAAGCAGCCAAGACATCGGAACATTGCGGTGGTTGTTGCGGCGGCTGAGAATCCCGATAGCGAGGGTTTTTCATTTGATTGACGCACGAAAAGGAAGGAGGGTTGAGAATGAATGACGTGAATGATGATCACTGGTTttctattaaataaatattgtacCAAACAGGTCCAAACAGGAAAAGGTAGACGGATCTACTTTTCGCGCCCCTGAAATTCCTCTATCACACCTTGAAAATTACCAAACTAACCCGGAGTGTTTTAATTTTACGACGACGTTTCTTCCACAAGCAAGATACGTCCACCCTCCATttgaaatttgagaaaaataccGTTTGCTTTCCATAAgagtctgtttggttcaaaaaaaagaagGGGATGGGAGGGATTTTAATAGAGGGGAGGGGAAGGGAGGGGAGGGAGGGgaaatgttttaattaaatatatgtttggttcaaaagaggggagggaaggggaggtgagcgattttaattaaatatatgtttggttcacaatGGGAGGGGAGGGATTTTGAAACTAATTTACCTTTTTACCCtcaataaaatatatgattgaCAAAGCAACAATCAATTGAGCGAGAGAGCAAGAAAGGGATTTGACAAAGCAGCAATCGATTGTTAGATGTTTTTCATTTCATGAAATATaactgttctgggccgagcatagACGCTCGAGCATCAGAGGATGTCGAACAAATACGTCTCGAGCAAGCCTACCATGAAGAGCCCGCAAGACGTGCACGACCttccaacggtctgatactcttatGTATCGTAACGgtcgtaaaccggaatgatgagcatttactgcacatcaaggcctccaagccgttttccggcagccacttgatggccattaatgccatcaagggccttagcccagcgctgggggctatatatatgcatctccacttcatttgcaaggtacgcattatttagctaagaaaaccttcacatacacaaactgacttgagcgtcggagtgcctgtaggtacacaacccccctccgcttcaacaggggtctcaaacgctctcaaccaccgcaaacgccggcgaagtcgcatcattctggtcaacacgatcagtggcgccgtctgtgggaactgtagtttccctgtttaaacaaaccaaaaactaaaaaacttcctTCAAAACACCTCCttcacgaccaatggctggcgttaacaaccaccaaatcccggagcacgtggcggagaacCATGGATCACCGATGGACTACGCGACGTACCACCCGCTGGACGGCCAAttcgcctccgtaacggaagatggccaAGAGGGGCAAGACGCGCATtacgagccctacaacccagaagaaccgcagatccctgtggctaccccgccacaggcgactctGGCAGTGGCTATCCCTCCGGGCGTTCCCATGCAAGAAATGATGGCTGcgctggtcaatgcaatcaaccgccagtcgGACTTATTACTGCAGCAGAACCAGCGATACGAGCAGCAAAATCAAAGGCTCGAGCAGCAAAGCCGTCGCATCGATGCAATTGCTGAATCGAGGGTCACGGCGCAAGCTCGCCCAGctcgccgttcacccacacctGTGAGGAGCAGAACCTACTCCAGGTCACGCTCACCACCTCGCCGTAGAAGCGAGAGGAGGTCGAGCCCAAGGAGAAACGAGGCAttatctcgaaactccaccccaccgaggagacattcccctagaagggacaaccctcctcgccgccaaaggaaccgatccccggaagaAAGGGACAGCCACCAAGGCCCTCTTTCCCGAAGGATACGAGAACTCCCCCTACCGGTCGGCCTCGAgaaaccaccggcaatggatacctacgatggctcgacagatCCAGACGAGCACATCGAGAATCTggaagctctcctcgagtacagaaatgtacgaggctctatcaagtgtaagctctttcccacaactctgtggaaaggcgctatggcttggtataagagcttggcgccaggatccGTAGATTCCTGGTCGGACCTATGCACCCGCTTCCGGGCCCACTTCACGTCTTCGAAGCGTCATCCAAAAACTGAAGCCACCCTCGAAGCTATTATTCAAGGCGAAAACGAACCTCTAAGGTCCTAcctcgaacggttcaacaaAGCAGCCGTGGAAGTGAAAGTCGAAGAAAGTATGAAGTTGTACCTACTCGACAGGGGACTCCGTCAGGACAGCGACTTTGCCAAAGCTGTCGGGATCGAAGAGCCGAAGACGTTGGATGCTTTCTTCGAAAAAGCAAAAAAGTACATTGCCTACGAGGAAAAACAGAAGGCCATAGATTTGAagaggccgtaattccagtTGAAACCGGGGCGTCCTCTTTCCGAACAGAGATATCCCCCGAAGTTCAAGACAACCATGAAATGCTCAGAGAGGAGCTCGACCTCTTGGAAGAACTCCGAGACGGAGCGGCCCTCCGAGAAGCAACTTTGAagcaaaaaatagcaaaacggcaTGATAAAAAGGTCGTCAAGCGAGAATTCGACGTGGGACACTGGTACTACGACGTAACCAAAAAGACTCCCGCGAGGGCaaactcgc
Coding sequences within it:
- the LOC123898618 gene encoding uncharacterized protein LOC123898618 encodes the protein MKNPRYRDSQPPQQPPQCSDVLAASPPPSLHPKGENSLKETVMSVTLSLWCILDDWVDLIFVYINFEIWCWKCRKTYPSLKEKLYRFSVFKKSFEENDSMPNGLGDLTEDEFLLRFGCYEDSDSENEFYESFNSDSEDEYFSLLYSLD